Genomic DNA from Thermotoga petrophila RKU-1:
TGTCAGAACTTCTCCTTCAACGTCTTCCGCTATAACGAGAAGTGGTCTTCCGGTCTGAGCGACCTTTTCAAGGATCGGAATGAGAGGTTTCACAGCGCTGAGTTTCCTGTCAGTGATGAGTATGAAGGGTTCCTTCAGAACGACCTCCATCTTCTCGGCATCCGTGACGAAGTATGGTGAGATGTAACCTCTGTCAAACTGCATACCTTCGGTGAATTCAACGTAGGTTTCGAGTGTTTTGGAATCTTCCACAGTGATGACCCCGTCTTCTCCTACCTTGTCCATAGCTTCTGCGATGAGCTCTCCTATTTCGGCGCTGTTCGCAGATATAGCGGCAACGTGGGCAATGTCCTCCCTACCGGAAAGTTTCTTGGAGACCTTCTTGATCTCTTCAACGGCTTTCTCAACGGCTTTGTCTATACCCCTCTTGAGGAGAATTGGATTGGCGCCCGCTGCAACGTTCTTGAGACCTTCTTTGATCATAGCCTGTGCGAGAACCGTAGCAGTTGTTGTACCATCACCGGCAACGTCGTTTGTTTTGGAAGCAACTTCTTTCACGAGCTGAGCCCCGAGGTTTTCGAATTTGTCCTCGAGCTCAATCTCCTTGGCTATGGAAACACCGTCGTTGGTTATTGTTGGAGAACCCCACGATTTTTCGATAACAACGTTCCTTCCCTTCGGTCCGAGAGTCACCTTTACCGCGTTAGCAACCTTGTCCACACCTCTTTCGAGTGCCCTTCTCGCTTCTTCATTGAACTTCAGAATCTTCGGCATATCTCACACCTCCTTCACTCTTCGATTTTCGCGAGTATGTCATTCACATCGATGATGATGTAATCCTCATCATCAATCTTTATTTCTGTACCCGCATATTTGGAGTAAATAACCTTGTCTCCAACTTTGATGTCAAATTTTTCCTCGTCATCGATCTTTCCCACGGCTACGACCTCTGCCTTCATCGGTTTCTCCTTTGCGGAATCTGGAAGAACGATTCCTCCCTCAGTCTTCTTTTCCTCTTTGATGGGCTTGATGAGAAGCCTTTCACCGAGAGGTATCACTTTCATCATCCATCCCTCCTTCGTAGATTTTTAGCACTCTCATCGTTCGACTGCTAATATAAATATACTACTTTTTACGAGCCTCTTCAAGGGATATTGATTAAGAAAAACGAACACAAACTCAACATTATCGTTAATAATGGGTAAACAATGAGTCAAAGAGGTTGAAGAAAAGTAAAAAGGCGCTTGAAGCGCCCTTTTTCTGGTGGAGGCGGGGGGATTCGAACCCCCGTCCGAAGATGGAGGCCCCTGGGCTTCTCCGAGCGCAGCCCGTGTTTTCGATTTCAGGGGGGACCCCCCACGGGCAGGGTGTCCTCTCCCACAGCCTTCCTGAAATTTCCCGATTCAGGCCGGAAGGCGAAGCCCGAATCGGTAGGCTGGATCTCTCACGCCCTCTTCCGAAGCCCAGCCAACTTCGGAGAGGACGGCCGCTTATCTATTAAGCGGCAACAGCAACAGGTTCGTTGGCACTTATTCTTTGTCCCACCTTTTTTACGAGGAGGTGGGGACCTCGGCTCGCTTCCCAGGGGACTCCATCCCCGTCGAACCCGTTCGCCCCCTGGTTTATCAATCCATCTTTATTATACCACCTTTATTATACCACTGTTCAGACTCTTCCAAATGTCGGAAGGTTCAGGGTATGTTGTATAATCATATGAAGATACATACCCAATTTACGACCAGGAGGTGTACCAGGTGACCGCATACATCATACGAAGACTTCTGCTCTTGCCCCTGATTCTCTTAGGAGTAACTTTCATCGTCTTCTCGATGATCCAGTCCCTCGGGCCGGATAAATTGCTCGCAGCGTACGTCAACCCGAATATGCTGGACAAATTAACGACTGAGCAAATGGATGCCCTGAAGGAAAAGTACGGTTTGAACGACTTTTTCGTTGTGAGATACGTCAAATGGCTCTCAAACACTCTGAGAGGTGATCTCGGGTGGTCCCTTGTTGGGAAAGAACCGGTGAAAGATGCTCTTTTGAGAAGACTCCCATACACCGTTGAACTTGCGCTTTACGCCATCTTCCCTGTTGTATTTGTTGGAATATGGCTCGGTGTGAAGGCTGCGGTTCACAGAGGAAAATTCCTCGATCATTTCATAAGAATCTTCGCCGTGGTTGGCTGGTCTTTTCCTGATTTCGTCTTTGGATTGCTCGTTCTGATGATCTTCTACAGCATACTGAACTGGCTTCCTCCTGGGAATCTGAGTATGTGGGCTGAAGAAGTGATCAAATCTCCGGAGTTTCATCGCTACACAAAGCTCGTTACAATAGACGCACTTTTGAACGGCAGACTGGACATCTTCTGGGATGGGCTAAAGCACCTCATAGGTCCCATCATAACTCTTTCGTGGCTCTGGTGGGCGTATCTTCTGAGAATCACCAGGTCGAGCATGCTGGAAGTCCTGAACAAAGAATACGTGAGAACCGCCAGGGCAAAGGGTCTTCCCGAAGATGTGGTTATAAACAAACACGCCAGAAGAAACGCCTTGATTCCTGTTACCACGGTTGCCGGTGGTATGGTCATCGGTCTCTTCTCCGGTACCGTGATCGTGGAAACGGTCTTCAACAGAACGGGTGTGGGAAGTTTCACCGCGCAGGCAGCTCTGCAGCTCGATTACGCTTCGGTGATGGCTTCTGCGTTGTTTTTCTCAACAATTCTTGTTGTTGGAAATCTCATAATAGATATTCTGTACGCCCTTATAGACCCCAGAATAAGACTTGGATGAGAGGTGAAACGACGTGAACCAGGAATTCAAAAGAATAATGAAGAGATTTTTTAGAGATCCATCCGCCATCATAGGGTTCTCTCTGGTGCTCTTCTTTGTGGTGATAGCCATTCTCGCGCCTGTTATAGCTCCTCCCATTCACCCGCTCACCAGAGCCAAGCTACCCGATCCTTACTTGATGCCCGTGGTGAGCTGGAATCAGAGCCCACAACCCCCTACCACGAAAGAGGATGCCCTGGCGAAGAATCCCAACAGAGAACCTATACGCTGTGTTGATTATCATCCATTCGGTGTCATTGGTGGCCGTGATATTCTATACGGAATCGTCTGGGGCACAAGAACGGCTTTCAAGATAGGTCTCATAGTCACACTCGCAAGACTCCTGATAGGAGTGTTCATAGGTTCAATCTCAGGTTACTTTGGAGGATGGATAGATGAGGTTCTCATGAGGATCACCGATATCTTTCTCTCTATTCCTTTCCTCATAGCGGCTGTTGTGCTGACAACCGTTCTCGGGACAGGTCTCGACAAGGTTATGATAGCGATGATCGTGTTTGGATGGATGGGAGCGGCAAGGCTCATCAGAGGAAACATTCTTCAGGTGAGGGAAGAACAATTCGTTCTGGCAGCGAAAGCAATAGGTGTGCCCGATTTTCTCATCATACTGAAACACGTTCTTCCGAATACCATTTTCCCCGTCCTGATATGGGCTTCCATGAACATGGGATCTCTCGTGATAACGGCCGCTGTGCTCAGTTTCTTGGGACTCGGTGCCCCCCAGGGATACGCCGACTGGGGATCCATCCTCAGTTACTCGAGAGACTGGATGATGGAGATAGGAAAGCACTGGTACGCCCTCGTTTATCCCGGTACCGCTATGGTTCTCTTCGTTCTGGGATGGAATCTGCTGGGCGATGCGCTCAGAGACGCTTTCGATCCAAGGCTAAAATTCTAAGGAGGGATCGAATTGACAGAGCCTCTGCTTAGGGTGGAAAATCTGAAAACCTATTTCTATACAGAAGACGGTGTGGTGAAGGCGGTCGATGGTGTTTCTTTTGAGGTCAGAGAGGGAGAAACCCTGGGCATCGTTGGGGAATCCGGAAGTGGAAAAAGTGTGACATCGCTCTCAATAATGAGACTCCTGGATCAGAACGGAAAGATAGTTGATGGAAAGATCATCTTCAAAGGAAGGAATCTTCTCGAACTTTCAGAGAGCGAAATGAGGAAGATCAGAGGAAAAGAGATCGCCATGATATTTCAAGAACCCATGGTGGCTTTGAACCCTGTTTTCACGATAGGGGATCAGATAATGGAGGCAATAATTCTTCACCAGAACGTCTCTGAAAAAGAAGCGAGAAAAATGGCTATAGATCTTCTCAGAAAAGTGGGAATTCCCGAACCTGAAAAGAGAGTGGATGAGTACCCCCACCAGCTCTCCGGTGGGATGAGACAGAGGGCTATGATAGCCATGGCACTCTCCTGCAGACCGAGTCTTCTCATAGCGGACGAACCCACCACCGCTCTCGACGTGACCATACAGGCTCAGATCCTGGAGCTCATGAAGGAACTCCAGAAAGAATACGGAATGGCAATCATTCTGATCACCCACGATATGGGCGTCGTTGCGGAAATGTCCGATAAAGTTGCTGTCATGTACGCGGGAAAGGTGGTCGAGTACGGAGACGTGAAAACCATCTTCACCGAACCCAAGCACCCCTACACCTATGCTCTTCTCGAATCCATTCCCAGAATAGACGTAGAACAGGAGAGACTGAAGAGCATTCCGGGAAACGTACCCGACCCGCTCAACTTCCCTCCGGGATGTAAATTCCATCCCAGATGTGAATTCTTCGAAAAAGGAAAATGCGACGTTGAAGAACCTGAACTGGAAGACCTGGATGGCAATCACAAGGTGAGGTGTTTCTTCTGGCAAAAACTCGATGAAATGAGACATGCAAAAAGCGAGGTGTGAAACGTGAGCAGGGAAATCCTTAGAGTTGAAAATCTGGTGAAACATTTTCCCATAAGGGCTGGTGTTTTTAAGAGAATTGTTGGATGGGTGAAGGCCGTCGATGGTGTCAGCTTCAGCATAAACGAGGGAGAAACCTTCGGCCTCGTTGGAGAGTCGGGTTGTGGAAAAACCACGATTGGAATGACCCTGCTCAGACTGTACGAGCCAACATCGGGACGCATCATCGTGGACAACGAAAACACGACCTACTACTTCATGCCGCGTTCCAAGGCAAAAAAATACATAAAGCGCACCTATCTGAGCAGGTTCGTCAACATGAAGGAGTCAGATGTGGAAAAACTGGAAGGTGTCGACAGAGAGTACGCCCGTATTTTCTTTGAGGAGGCAAAGGGTTCTCCAAAGAAGTTCATGTCCATTCTTCTCGATGATCTACCGGAGAAAAGGAAAAAATTTCGAAGAGAGATGCAGATAGTGTTCCAGGATCCATACAGTTCCCTGAACCCGAGGTTGAGAGTGAAGAGCATAGTGGGTGAAGGCATCGTCACACACAGGATCGCAAGGGGGGAAGAAGTAGAGAAACGAATCAAAGAAATCTTGGAGGATGTGGGTATTCCTTCGGCTTACGTGTACAGGTTTCCACATGAATTCTCCGGTGGTCAGCGCCAGAGAATCGGAATCGCACGTGCCCTGGCTTTGGAACCCAAACTCGTCGTGGCGGACGAGGCCGTCGCTGCTCTGGACGTCTCGATAAGAAGTCAGATCATAAACCTCATGGAAGATCTTCAGAGGGAACACAAACTCACGTACATTTTCATTTCGCACGATCTGGCTGTTGTAAAGCACATAAGCGATAGAATAGGTGTGATGTATCTTGGAAAGATGGTGGAACTTGCTCCTAAAAAAGACTTGTTCGAAAAACCGCTCCACCCTTACACTGTAGCTCTCATGTCTGCGATACCGGTACCTGATCCAACAAAGAAGAGGGAAAGAATCATTCTCAAAGGAGATGTTCCGAGCCCTATAAATCCGCCGTCTGGCTGTAGATTCCACACAAGATGTCCCATAGCGAAAGAGATTTGCTCCAAGGAAGAACCGGCTTTTCGAGAGGTTGAAGAGGGACACTTCGTCGCCTGTCACTTCCCGGGTGAGCTGAGGTGAGAAGGTACTGGCTGGTAATTTTGTTGATCGCCATCGTCATTCTGTTTTTTAGAGTGAAGTGGGAAGTGAAGAGAATACACGTTGAAGATCCAGAGATCAAAAAAATGGTTGAGGAAATTCTTCGGGAAAAACGTTACAGATACAAGTTCACCGACACCAGAGAGAGAGCTCTGATAATAGAAAAGGACAGAGCTATCGTACCGCCAAACGAAGTAGTTCTCCACCTGGACTGGCCGGAGAAAGTGAAAGAGAAGGTGAAAGAACTGGTTGAACCGTTCTTTCAAAAGATAGAGCTTTCCGCCACAGAATCACAGATGGCTACAGCAGAGGTGTTTTTGGAAGCTGTGATCGAAAGTTTCTTTGAAGGAAATCAGTCTCTGTTTGAGAATTCTTACTACTGCGGGGAGATCTACGTGTTTTCAAACGGAAAATGTGTGGCGGAGTACGATCCGTCAACTGGAGAACTCGTTTTTCTCGATAAATAGGAGGTGAACGGTTTGGCAACGCTTCTGGAAGTGAAAAACCTCAGCACGTGGTTTTACATGGAAGAAGGTGTAGTCAAAGCCGTGAACGATGTGAACTTCTCGCTGAATTCCAACGAAGTTCTCGGAATTGTCGGTGAGACTGGTTCCGGCAAGAGTGTGACAGTGAAATCCATAATGCGCCTCATAAAGCCTCCCGGAAAAATAGTGAGCGGTGAGATCATATACAAAGGTCAGGATATACTGAAGATACCCGAAAAAGAAATGCACAGGATTCGAGGAAAAGAGATCGCAATGATCTTTCAGGATCCGATGATGTCTCTTAATCCGCTTTACACGATAGGAGACCAGCTCATGGAAACGATCAGGTATCATCTTGGCTACGACAAGAGAAGAGCCTATCTGAGAGCGGTGGAAATGCTGGAACTCGTTGGAATACCGGAACCCGAAAAAAGAATGAACAACTATCCATTCGAATTCTCAGGTGGAATGAGGCAGAGGGTGGTTATAGCCATCGCCCTGTCCTGCAATCCCAGTGTGCTCATAGCGGATGAGCCCACCACCGCCCTCGATGTGACCATACAGGCACAGATCCTGGAACTCATGAAAGAACTTCAAAAAGAGTTCAAAACGGGACTCATCTTCATAACACACGATCTTGGTGTGATCGCTTCCATGGCAGACAGGATTATGGTGATGTACGGAGGAAGACAGGTCGAGATAGGAACATCCGATCAGATCTTCTACTCACCCAGACACCCTTACACGAAGATGCTCCTGAGAAGCGTGCCGAGAGTGGATAAAAGACTTGAAAAGCTCGAGTCCATACCGGGGCAACCCCCAAGGATGGTCGACATACCACCGGTGTGTCCCTTCTTGCCTCGCTGTCCAAGAAGAGTGGAGAGGTGCTTGAAAGAATTACCAGAGCTTTCCGAGATAGAAGAAAACCACTACGTCAGATGTTTCAATCCGGTTGAGGAGGAAGTGAGTCTTGAAAGAAATTCTTGATTTTCAGAAAAACGAGATCACTGAATACCACGTGTATCGAAAGCTATCGAAGAGAACGAACAAGAAAAACGCTGAGATCCTTCTTGCGATAGCGGAAGATGAGAAAAGCCACTACGAAAAACTGAAAAACATCACCGGGAAGGATGTTAAGCCTTCCTATATCAGGATGTTCTGGTACTCACTGCTTTCCGTTCTTTTTGGTTTGACTTTCACTCTCAAACTCATGGAAAACAACGAGAAAAAAGCGGAAAGAGCCTATGAAAGACTGGAGAAAGAGTATCCAGAAGTAGTCCATATTCTCAAAGACGAAGAAAAGCATGAAGAAGAGCTTCTGAACATGCTCGACGAAGAGCGTCTCAATTACGTGAGTTCTATGGTTCTCGGGTTGAACGATGCTCTCGTGGAACTGACGGGGGCACTCGCTGGTCTCACGTTCGCCTTTCAAAACACCAAGATAGTCGGATTGTCCGGCTTGATAACCGGTATCGCTGCAGCCTTCTCCATGGCAGCTTCCGAGTATCTTTCGCAGAGAGCGGAAGAAGGATCAGGTGAATCCAAACCCTTAAAAGCCGCCATCTACACAGGCATCGCTTACATCGTAACGGTCGCCGTGCTGGTGGCTCCATACCTCATACTCAAAAACCCATTCTTATCACTTGTCCTTACTTTGACGGGAGCCGTTCTCATAGTTCTTCTTTTCACCTTTTTTGTCTCGGTGGTTAAAGAGAAGGATTTCGCGAAATACTTTCTTGAGATGTTCCTTTTGAGTTTCGGTGTGGCAGGATTTTCTTTCCTCGTCGGTATACTCGCGAGGAAGATCTTTGGAATCGAAATCTGAGGAGTGCTCGCCATGATATGGAACGACACCGTTTTTTGCGTCGTAGACACAGAAACCACGGGAACCGATCCCTTTGCCGGAGACCGGATAGTTGAAATAGCCGCTGTTCCTGTCTTCAAGGGGAAGATCTACAGGAACAAAGCGTTTCACTCTCTCGTGAATCCCAGAATAAGAATCCCTGCGCTGGTTCAGAAAGTTCACGGTATCAGCAACATGGACATTGAGGAAGCACCTGATATGGATGCGGTTTACAATCTCTTCAGAGACTACGTGAAAGGGACGGTGCTCGTGTTTCACAACGCCAACTTCGACCTCACTTTTCTGGA
This window encodes:
- the groES gene encoding co-chaperone GroES encodes the protein MKVIPLGERLLIKPIKEEKKTEGGIVLPDSAKEKPMKAEVVAVGKIDDEEKFDIKVGDKVIYSKYAGTEIKIDDEDYIIIDVNDILAKIEE
- a CDS encoding ABC transporter permease, which produces MTAYIIRRLLLLPLILLGVTFIVFSMIQSLGPDKLLAAYVNPNMLDKLTTEQMDALKEKYGLNDFFVVRYVKWLSNTLRGDLGWSLVGKEPVKDALLRRLPYTVELALYAIFPVVFVGIWLGVKAAVHRGKFLDHFIRIFAVVGWSFPDFVFGLLVLMIFYSILNWLPPGNLSMWAEEVIKSPEFHRYTKLVTIDALLNGRLDIFWDGLKHLIGPIITLSWLWWAYLLRITRSSMLEVLNKEYVRTARAKGLPEDVVINKHARRNALIPVTTVAGGMVIGLFSGTVIVETVFNRTGVGSFTAQAALQLDYASVMASALFFSTILVVGNLIIDILYALIDPRIRLG
- a CDS encoding ABC transporter permease, which produces MNQEFKRIMKRFFRDPSAIIGFSLVLFFVVIAILAPVIAPPIHPLTRAKLPDPYLMPVVSWNQSPQPPTTKEDALAKNPNREPIRCVDYHPFGVIGGRDILYGIVWGTRTAFKIGLIVTLARLLIGVFIGSISGYFGGWIDEVLMRITDIFLSIPFLIAAVVLTTVLGTGLDKVMIAMIVFGWMGAARLIRGNILQVREEQFVLAAKAIGVPDFLIILKHVLPNTIFPVLIWASMNMGSLVITAAVLSFLGLGAPQGYADWGSILSYSRDWMMEIGKHWYALVYPGTAMVLFVLGWNLLGDALRDAFDPRLKF
- a CDS encoding ABC transporter ATP-binding protein, with amino-acid sequence MTEPLLRVENLKTYFYTEDGVVKAVDGVSFEVREGETLGIVGESGSGKSVTSLSIMRLLDQNGKIVDGKIIFKGRNLLELSESEMRKIRGKEIAMIFQEPMVALNPVFTIGDQIMEAIILHQNVSEKEARKMAIDLLRKVGIPEPEKRVDEYPHQLSGGMRQRAMIAMALSCRPSLLIADEPTTALDVTIQAQILELMKELQKEYGMAIILITHDMGVVAEMSDKVAVMYAGKVVEYGDVKTIFTEPKHPYTYALLESIPRIDVEQERLKSIPGNVPDPLNFPPGCKFHPRCEFFEKGKCDVEEPELEDLDGNHKVRCFFWQKLDEMRHAKSEV
- a CDS encoding ABC transporter ATP-binding protein: MSREILRVENLVKHFPIRAGVFKRIVGWVKAVDGVSFSINEGETFGLVGESGCGKTTIGMTLLRLYEPTSGRIIVDNENTTYYFMPRSKAKKYIKRTYLSRFVNMKESDVEKLEGVDREYARIFFEEAKGSPKKFMSILLDDLPEKRKKFRREMQIVFQDPYSSLNPRLRVKSIVGEGIVTHRIARGEEVEKRIKEILEDVGIPSAYVYRFPHEFSGGQRQRIGIARALALEPKLVVADEAVAALDVSIRSQIINLMEDLQREHKLTYIFISHDLAVVKHISDRIGVMYLGKMVELAPKKDLFEKPLHPYTVALMSAIPVPDPTKKRERIILKGDVPSPINPPSGCRFHTRCPIAKEICSKEEPAFREVEEGHFVACHFPGELR
- a CDS encoding ABC transporter ATP-binding protein, with translation MATLLEVKNLSTWFYMEEGVVKAVNDVNFSLNSNEVLGIVGETGSGKSVTVKSIMRLIKPPGKIVSGEIIYKGQDILKIPEKEMHRIRGKEIAMIFQDPMMSLNPLYTIGDQLMETIRYHLGYDKRRAYLRAVEMLELVGIPEPEKRMNNYPFEFSGGMRQRVVIAIALSCNPSVLIADEPTTALDVTIQAQILELMKELQKEFKTGLIFITHDLGVIASMADRIMVMYGGRQVEIGTSDQIFYSPRHPYTKMLLRSVPRVDKRLEKLESIPGQPPRMVDIPPVCPFLPRCPRRVERCLKELPELSEIEENHYVRCFNPVEEEVSLERNS
- a CDS encoding VIT1/CCC1 transporter family protein; its protein translation is MKEILDFQKNEITEYHVYRKLSKRTNKKNAEILLAIAEDEKSHYEKLKNITGKDVKPSYIRMFWYSLLSVLFGLTFTLKLMENNEKKAERAYERLEKEYPEVVHILKDEEKHEEELLNMLDEERLNYVSSMVLGLNDALVELTGALAGLTFAFQNTKIVGLSGLITGIAAAFSMAASEYLSQRAEEGSGESKPLKAAIYTGIAYIVTVAVLVAPYLILKNPFLSLVLTLTGAVLIVLLFTFFVSVVKEKDFAKYFLEMFLLSFGVAGFSFLVGILARKIFGIEI
- a CDS encoding PolC-type DNA polymerase III; its protein translation is MIWNDTVFCVVDTETTGTDPFAGDRIVEIAAVPVFKGKIYRNKAFHSLVNPRIRIPALVQKVHGISNMDIEEAPDMDAVYNLFRDYVKGTVLVFHNANFDLTFLDMMAKETGNFPITNPYIDTLDLSEEIFGRPHSLKWLCERLGIKTTIRHRALPDALVTARVFVKLVEFLGENRVNEFIRGKRG